In Nakaseomyces glabratus chromosome A, complete sequence, the DNA window TCTATCTGGCTGTGGCACCCCAGGACCATCATCTCTAACACTAATGTATTCACATCCTCCTGTCTTAGAATCAATTGAAACATAAATATTCTGGCACCCGGAATCTATACTATTATCAATAAGTTCTCGTACAGCGGCTTTGGGCTCGACTATAAATGAACTGGCAAAAATCTTCCATTTCTCATCGGCTATTATTCCCTTAATTGGCATCTTCCAACTTCCTTAATGAACCTTGTCCAGTCGTTCCTGATTTGATCCAATTATATAACAACTATCACATGTGAAGAATGCTCGAGGATATTGCAAGAATATTGCAACAGTTAGATAGTGGGATCAATTCCTCTAACACTATCAGATCATATAAACTATGCCTGTTTCTTATGTTTCTGCTTAGTTAACTTAAACTTTGTTTATTTACAATTTTATATACAGGCccttttcttgttcaataGCTCATCGCTACCTGAAACCTTCGGACGTGCTGCgtaaaataaatatctagtaccaaaatataaaatcCTCAAAGGTAacacaaaaaaatagaCATACCTACAATATAATAGCATTGTAATAAATTCTCAGCAACGATATTAGTCAACTATAATAATGAATAACACCTATGGTTTCATCATGTTATTAATTGTtttaatttaattttggcaaaaaaaataatggacGCAACCGGAATCGAACCGATGACCTCTTCCTTGCAAGGGAAGCGCGCTACCAACTGCGCCATGTGCCCAGATAAACTGTGAAATCTTTTACCGGCAAAGTCAGTACATATTGTAGTATTCCCCAGGTCGTTTGTGAACAGCCACCATAACAATGCTATACTTATTGGAACTAATAGTCATCTGGTGTTACTGCCTAGCAATCAACcaactattattattattaaaattgTACCAGTTGGTGTGTATTGTTCTTTGTTTGAAAGCATAATCGAAACGAATTCAAGATGACCAACCATGTGCCATCATTACTTTAATGagaataatatatattatattaatatgaatataagaataaaaaataagttaAAAAAGTATGTCAGTGtatgtttttgtttatgTGACCGTAATATGCACCAACTACATCCCTATAATTGGAACATTTCCCTTATTAGTCAAGGgaatttcaataaaaacaCAGAGTTGGTAgtgaaatgaaatgaataatatcaatctTTTTGATTTGCTTGTTATATTTAGCCAACAacattcattttttatgttCATTAGACGAATCATAACTTTTGATAAATAGAATAAAAAGAAGTGGTATAAAATCAAACTATTACCAATCTTCTATTTGCTCTCTTCTGGACTAATGTCACCGGCAAAGATACCTTTCTCTCTTTGGTCATCCCATTTCTCAACCCATTCGACAGGACATAGAGAAGAGTACGTCTTCCAGAACACTTTGCATGGTGCGAAATCTTCACCCTTCAGGTTGATACACTTGTGGTAATCCACATATGCTTGCCAGCAGTGTCTAGTTTGGTTTTGGTTTGGGAATCTTGGGTCGAAACCAACAGTGTGCAATGGTGAGTCAGACATTTTCCTTTAGTATGTTTTATAGTTGTTATTTGGTTTGTTTCCGAAAAGTAATAAACTGCCACCGAAGAAATTAGGCCTGAATGGCAAACTGCAACTTatgttttttctttatataaaaataacacTATATAATATCTTTGCTGCTTTTCCCAAAGTCCAAAGAAGAGTGTGTTCGACCTACTAAGAAGCTAAAATCTTCTGTCTGTCATTGGCTCTCATCGGAACTACGAAACCACTATCCCCCTTCCTCGAGCCAATTGTATTCCAACTTTTTTGCTTTGTTTGCCCATTATTCCCACTCTACAATAGTAACTTCCCTCTCATCACCGAAGAGAAATGTGAAGAAGGGGGTGGGGGAAGCCAACGCAGGATCAGTAACAATCTCTTGTCTACAGAAAGCACCAAGTAAATTCTGTAGATTATCATTCCATATCGCAAGGGAATATCGGTATATGAAGTCTTCCTTCTATGGTTTCTGCATAACACAATCTTTTAAAGGGTTTCTCGAACACTATTGGCCGAAAGTCACGTGTAACTATTAACATTGTTAGTTCTTTCAGTCGTATGCTGCACTGCTGCACCTATCCAATTGTTAATAGATTGCTAATAGCTTGCCAATTACCATACCATACATATATTACTTAACCATATATTAATCAAACTAAATGGCATATTAAACAGATGTTATGTCACAGACTTACTTAGgattactttttttttctatgtATTACTGTAATTTCATgatctttatattttaacaaacgcattaattattttttatgtaTTGAATGTTTTTAATAATCAGCTCTTCAGAATGATCTGAGTGGCCTTTTCCATTAGGTTtgtattgttttctttatccAAAGCCTTTAACAGTCTTACCAACTGAAGACATAATTCCCACTCTTCTGATGCTTTAATAGCGTTACTTGAGCTTGCTGAAGACTCTACCAGGTGTTTTAGGACTTTAAACATCAGCTCTTCATCCTTTAACACATCATCCATTGTCGGGTTATGTAGCTCAACAGGTTTCTCTTCTTGTATGTCACCTAGTACTTCAGTCTCACCGTAATTTAAGAACACTAATAATAAGACCCCAAGCATTTTCGACTCCCTGTTATCAATACATAATGCCAACAGCTCTCTTGGAGACATGCTTAAATCATCGAATAAAGTTTTCCAGTTCTTCATTTCACTCTTTCTGAGACAATTAGATATAATTTCTAGCATGTCACTGTATCTTGATATTTTACCATGACCGGTAGGTTTATCATTAAGAAGTTTAATCAGTTCTAATGTTTTTGTGATAGACTCTCCTTCCATCAGTTTTATGGAAAGATTCTTCTCCAAGGCAAATTTATAATGCTTTAAGTTTGAAAATTGCCTGCTAATATCGTAAAGATCGTCTCCTCTATCAATCTTCACCGATATCAGTTTATCTAGGTAACTAGAATTCTTCATAATGAGTTTCGAGAGGTTCTTATTAAACACACAATATAGCGACTGTACTATGGCTGCGTCTGACGAGATACATATAGGGTAATGCTCTTCATCTAATTTAATAGATAGTATAGGTTTTCGGTCTTCCCAAAGTCCATTGATATCATAAATTGTAAATTTATCTTCTTGAaccatatatatatggtGCTTCACAACATCGACTATCTTTTCAACATTATCAAGTAATTGAGTGGTGTGAATAGTACCATCTGATAATTTTTCTAATCTGAATAACATGTCAGATGCATATATTATGAAACCATCCTTCCAAGTACTAACCCATTCCAAAGTTCTTGTAGGTAGTGAGTTCGCTATTTCAAGTGATGAGTATTGATGGATATTAACAATAGTATTTAAACCTGTTAATTGAACCTTGGAAATTACATCAAAAACTACAATAGATGATGAAGTAGAAAGGATAATTTCCGCTGTTTTGAAAAACCTGTCTGATGAGGATAGCTCTGAGCTATCCagcttttgatttttcatcttgagatatttatatttgtgaTGGGTATTTACCCAGAATTTCAATATATCAACATTTTCTGGTATCTCATAAGCCCATATCTCTAGATCTTCTAACTCATAATTTTCAAGTCCCTTCAAAGGTAAGTTATAGCATTTGACACTAACTGTATCTGAGTTATATTCTTTCAAGTGGCATACTAGATAGTTGTTGGCAATCCAGTGCATATCAATAATGTGTACATCTGTAAATTGATACCATAGACTAGTTTCTAAATTCTGTATCAATAACGAGTTCTTATTAGATATGTTAATTGCTACCAACTTAAGATTTGAGTTTAATTTGATATGTGAAATGTTATTGTTCAGTGATTTAGTTGGGAGTTTTAATGATTGTAATTGAATGCGATTTAGTGGCGAATCTCCAGATGAAGAGTAGAATTTGATAtcattgttgttattaGCAATAGCTGACACCTTTGGGACTCGGAAGTCAAATGTAGATTGTGGAAACTCTTGCCAAAAGTTCcatatttgataatatcCTGATTCACAGGTTGTGATCAATGTTTTGTCAATATAGACTAACGCCGTGTAATTTAATGTGTCGTTATGAATCTTATTAGAGGAGCTATCATCCTCGgatattgttgaaaaaagCTTATTACCAAACTTACTACAAATTTCAAGTCTATCATTTTCAGTTATTATGACAAAACATTCATCTGTCAATTTTTCTGCAAGCTTTATACTGAAATCAAATTTGCGATGGTATGTAAATTGATTCTTTTCTgtacaaaagaaattaactGAATCTTTTGTAGATACAAGCATCCTAGAGCCTATTGAAAATGCATTAACTAATTCAGAATTGCAATCATGCTCAGTTTTCTCGAGCACTTTTTGTTCATTGAGATCGATTAGATGAATTATCAGTTTTTTAGTTTCTTTATCCTGAGAGATAACGTAGAGTTTATTATCGCATATACATAtcttctttgaatttgcAATTTCTACCACTTGAGAActattaaatttaaaatCCTGTAGCTTCAATAATTGAATTTTATCCGCAAAGAGCACTAAAAgattttcttcaaacttcccatcatcttcatcagagAATCTCTTGAACCcaataaaatcaattatGTCATACTCAAATTTGAAGACAACTTTCAGCCTCAACTCCAATTTCTTGATCGGTATTTCGTTTGGATCCTCTGATTTCGCCGAAAGAAATTGCAATATACCTCTATCCTTATTTAAAACATATCCGTTTTGTATCACTTTTGATGATTTGACTTTGTCGAACACTGTTAAAACATCGTCATCTAAGTTTGCATCGTATGCTGCAGATTCAAATTCGTTAATTTGTGACACCTCGATTATCGGCAAACCATAATCTTTGAATATAGATTCACTAGTTGAATTTCTTAAAACTTGGTAAGCTAAAACATAATTCTTAGTAGTTGTTGTATAAAAGACTAATTTGCCTTGGTACCATGACATATAAGTTGGTGGTTTGCTATCAGTTACACCAGATACCTTATCTCTGAATGCAATGGATGGCACAAGCCCCTTATTATCTCCAAATTCTGCTAGAGACTCTGAAGTTCTTTCATGAGCTGCTACTAACGCAAAAGGCTTAAAATTGTACACCAATACTCTGGTTTTTGTAATTATAATGACAACATTCGAGTGAGTAAGTGGTATTGTTGCCAAAATATCCAAgtcatcatcaattttaTCTCTCTCAGAACACCTAGGTGGTATGCAGAAGTGATTGGGTGGGGATACTGGCCACAATTGCATTTCTACCTGTTATGTAGTTTGAACAATTTCAACGCTCAAAATTAGAATATAACACCAAAAGATACCAGGAATTTCACGCACTAATTAACGGTACTAGTGCAATACAATAAGTTTATACCAATCAAATAAGGTCTACCAAAAGGCTACTAATAGGATCTCCAGAATACTTAAAACCTTCTTACCTTTAACGttacaaaagaatatatcaGTTGTTGTTTCCTAATTGAAGCCCTTAAATTTTCACACAATTTAAAGCTGAGCGATGAGCTGTTCTAGTGAGCTAAAAGAAAGTGGTTGTGAGATTGTCCAGTAACTATAGAGTTAAAAAGCCTATTAAATCAAAAACCATacataataatagtatCCACATGTAATTAGATACCAGGTAAGTGCTGGCTGCCGCTTTTGCTGCCTTGGTTATGTCTTTATTGGACAACGTAACACTTGAAACTACAGAGGTTAGAAGCGATACAGTAGGTGCGTCTGTGGTAGATGTGTAGAGGTCTAATGTCGGAGTACTTAAGAAATCACCAGGCAATACCATATCAGTAATACCACCCTCAGACAACAAAGATGAGTACCAGGGAAAGACTGTTATGAAGGATTTGAATATCGTAAACGGGAATTGGTTAATGATGTCTGATTTTAAGTCATATTCATCTACACCGTTTAAGTGGTAGTAGTAATTAGCAACTTCCTGAGGTAATGTATGATGTTCCCTTATCATATAAGAAGTGTATTCTGTATATCGTTCATTAAAATCATCTAAAAACGCCAGGAAGAAACTCATGTCAGCATCAGCAGCCATGGACTTTGCATcttcaacaacagcaaaaaCTCCTATTGTTAACGTAACTACATTAGCGAATAAAGCATATCTCATTTTGGTATGATGATTTATCGCTTTCGctatatcattatcatgCTTCTAAAAAGGAACTCTATTCAAGTAATTAAAGCGAAACCAATTGGGATTAGACAAGAGTAAGACTTCATTACTGATTACccattatatatattttaaacCTTTCTTGGTAACGCCAAGCCTCAAATGGATGCAACTTGAATCATCATTAAAAGCACCTAATAGTATTTGCCTAATTTGGTCAACAATGAGGTCTAACCTCAATAgttatttttcaatgagctgtatttttatttatacAGTATATTAGTTTACAATGCAGTTATTTATGGGGAATATTACCTTGGAAGTGAGTGTGATGGAGTTCATCTAATACTTTTTTTGTCTATGCAGCTTAATTAACGATAATACTTGACAGTTTCCCTAATTGTCATGTAATAATAAGATTCAGAGTTGATAAAAGATGCGCCTCATTTGATAGATATGATCATGCTGATAATTATTGAATTCATTAATAGATATTTGTCTGTGAGAGGAATACATCAAAAGTCACCTGTGATTTAATATCGACAAAGCATGCAGAAAGTTTGGTAAAAGTTTTGTATGCAGAATTAAGTCAATAGTGATACAAGAGCCGATAGAAGAATAGAGATTCCTGGCGCTAGTGCAGATCCAGCACCCTTGTAAGTGCTTCCTCTAGCCAATGACTTGCTGACAGCGCTGATCTGCTTACTGTATTCCGGATCATTAGGCATGCTAGAggtagaagaagaagatgcCGAGGTTACACTAGACTGAGATGTTGTTATGCTTGTAGAGGATGAAGGAACCACCGAGGTTGTAGAAAGAGTAGTTTCTAGTTCTTTTTGTCTATCAGAAGAGTATGCTTCTTCTAGCACAACTGAGGTGGCGGCACTTCCAAAAAGGTCATCAGTTCCAGT includes these proteins:
- a CDS encoding uncharacterized protein (CAGL0A03608g~Protein of unknown function), producing the protein MFICIFQILLFITGTLARSGNVPYRPNNVNNGLLALNNNNNNNDGSDVATAGSAAVSGSVLFLPSSLISSYTADTESQYNTGDESSDLSQFLNGGGLQTALQKTTTGTDDLFGSAATSVVLEEAYSSDRQKELETTLSTTSVVPSSSTSITTSQSSVTSASSSSTSSMPNDPEYSKQISAVSKSLARGSTYKGAGSALAPGISILLSALVSLLT
- the COX12 gene encoding cytochrome c oxidase subunit VIb (CAGL0A03542g~Cytochrome c oxidase) encodes the protein MSDSPLHTVGFDPRFPNQNQTRHCWQAYVDYHKCINLKGEDFAPCKVFWKTYSSLCPVEWVEKWDDQREKGIFAGDISPEESK
- the RIC1 gene encoding Ric1p (CAGL0A03564g~Ortholog(s) have guanyl-nucleotide exchange factor activity and role in intracellular protein transport, retrograde transport, endosome to Golgi); this translates as MQLWPVSPPNHFCIPPRCSERDKIDDDLDILATIPLTHSNVVIIITKTRVLVYNFKPFALVAAHERTSESLAEFGDNKGLVPSIAFRDKVSGVTDSKPPTYMSWYQGKLVFYTTTTKNYVLAYQVLRNSTSESIFKDYGLPIIEVSQINEFESAAYDANLDDDVLTVFDKVKSSKVIQNGYVLNKDRGILQFLSAKSEDPNEIPIKKLELRLKVVFKFEYDIIDFIGFKRFSDEDDGKFEENLLVLFADKIQLLKLQDFKFNSSQVVEIANSKKICICDNKLYVISQDKETKKLIIHLIDLNEQKVLEKTEHDCNSELVNAFSIGSRMLVSTKDSVNFFCTEKNQFTYHRKFDFSIKLAEKLTDECFVIITENDRLEICSKFGNKLFSTISEDDSSSNKIHNDTLNYTALVYIDKTLITTCESGYYQIWNFWQEFPQSTFDFRVPKVSAIANNNNDIKFYSSSGDSPLNRIQLQSLKLPTKSLNNNISHIKLNSNLKLVAINISNKNSLLIQNLETSLWYQFTDVHIIDMHWIANNYLVCHLKEYNSDTVSVKCYNLPLKGLENYELEDLEIWAYEIPENVDILKFWVNTHHKYKYLKMKNQKLDSSELSSSDRFFKTAEIILSTSSSIVVFDVISKVQLTGLNTIVNIHQYSSLEIANSLPTRTLEWVSTWKDGFIIYASDMLFRLEKLSDGTIHTTQLLDNVEKIVDVVKHHIYMVQEDKFTIYDINGLWEDRKPILSIKLDEEHYPICISSDAAIVQSLYCVFNKNLSKLIMKNSSYLDKLISVKIDRGDDLYDISRQFSNLKHYKFALEKNLSIKLMEGESITKTLELIKLLNDKPTGHGKISRYSDMLEIISNCLRKSEMKNWKTLFDDLSMSPRELLALCIDNRESKMLGVLLLVFLNYGETEVLGDIQEEKPVELHNPTMDDVLKDEELMFKVLKHLVESSASSSNAIKASEEWELCLQLVRLLKALDKENNTNLMEKATQIILKS
- the AFB1 gene encoding Afb1p (CAGL0A03586g~Ortholog(s) have role in response to pheromone involved in conjugation with cellular fusion and fungal-type cell wall localization), which encodes MRYALFANVVTLTIGVFAVVEDAKSMAADADMSFFLAFLDDFNERYTEYTSYMIREHHTLPQEVANYYYHLNGVDEYDLKSDIINQFPFTIFKSFITVFPWYSSLLSEGGITDMVLPGDFLSTPTLDLYTSTTDAPTVSLLTSVVSSVTLSNKDITKAAKAAASTYLVSNYMWILLLCMVFDLIGFLTL